One region of Acidithiobacillus sp. genomic DNA includes:
- a CDS encoding ABC transporter ATP-binding protein yields MTDSLAIHIAGLRKAYGSGHLVLADVDLDVHAGEFFGLLGPNGAGKSSLINILAGTVCRSSGVAEIFGFDVERDFRRSRQLLGVVPQELAYDPFFTVREFLRMQSGYFGLRHNDDWLDELMAELDLTDKANANLRALSGGMKRRVLIAQALVHRPPVVVLDEPTAGVDVELRQGLWRFMRRYNEEGHTVILTTHYLEEAEELCQRIAILQQGRIVALDSKDELLRASSWRVLTVTFDHDPGMLPPELAELMTGAAENTRVLRIDAQKNPLGDVLAQLQTLPAQILDLHLQEPRLEDAFTDILGQGR; encoded by the coding sequence ATGACTGATTCCCTGGCTATTCACATCGCCGGGTTGCGCAAAGCCTACGGCAGCGGCCACCTGGTCTTGGCTGACGTAGATCTGGATGTGCATGCCGGAGAATTTTTTGGTCTGCTGGGTCCCAATGGCGCGGGCAAGTCTTCGCTCATCAATATCCTGGCCGGGACTGTGTGCCGTTCAAGCGGGGTCGCAGAAATTTTCGGCTTTGATGTGGAGCGAGATTTTCGCCGGAGCCGTCAGTTGCTTGGGGTCGTGCCCCAGGAGCTGGCCTATGACCCATTTTTTACCGTGCGGGAGTTTCTGCGCATGCAATCCGGCTATTTTGGCTTGCGTCATAATGATGACTGGCTTGATGAGCTGATGGCAGAGCTGGATCTGACGGACAAGGCCAACGCCAATTTGCGCGCGTTATCCGGCGGCATGAAGCGGCGGGTGCTCATCGCCCAGGCTTTGGTGCACAGGCCCCCGGTGGTGGTACTGGATGAGCCGACCGCCGGGGTTGATGTGGAACTGCGCCAGGGCCTCTGGCGTTTTATGCGGCGCTATAATGAAGAGGGTCATACGGTCATTCTCACCACCCACTATCTGGAAGAGGCCGAAGAACTCTGCCAGCGAATCGCCATTCTTCAGCAGGGGCGAATCGTTGCCTTGGACAGCAAGGATGAATTATTGCGCGCCTCCAGTTGGCGGGTGCTGACGGTGACCTTCGACCACGATCCCGGCATGCTCCCTCCTGAACTGGCGGAGTTGATGACTGGTGCGGCAGAAAATACCCGTGTCCTCAGGATTGATGCGCAGAAGAACCCGTTGGGGGACGTCTTGGCACAATTGCAAACGCTGCCCGCCCAAATCCTGGATTTGCATCTGCAGGAACCGCGCCTGGAAGATGCCTTTACGGACATCCTCGGACAAGGGCGCTAA
- a CDS encoding S4 domain-containing protein, producing MADLLRLDLFLKTSRLIKRRSVAKDICDAGCVQINGRMAKAGAMVQVGDMLTIDIRDRLMRVRVLRIPQRIEGPEGVVEVLPEEVEE from the coding sequence TTGGCAGACCTCTTGCGTCTCGATCTATTTCTCAAGACGTCACGTCTGATCAAACGCCGTAGTGTGGCTAAAGATATCTGCGATGCCGGGTGTGTGCAGATCAATGGTCGGATGGCTAAGGCGGGGGCGATGGTGCAGGTGGGTGATATGCTCACCATCGATATTCGGGATCGATTGATGCGGGTGCGGGTTTTGCGTATTCCGCAACGGATTGAAGGACCGGAAGGGGTGGTGGAAGTACTGCCCGAGGAGGTTGAGGAATGA
- the pdxA gene encoding 4-hydroxythreonine-4-phosphate dehydrogenase PdxA produces the protein MITEPRLLLTVGEPAGIGPDICLQLARHALPSGVLLIGDLHCLRSRALTLGLSLRLEPWQEGNPWPAPGNGVLHVLDMALARPCRPGHLDVANAPAILSTLDKAMHLLRAGVADALVTAPVHKGIINDAGIPFTGHTEYLAEACGSPEVVMLLAGRGLRVALATTHLPLAQVAAAITPEGLEGTLRILHRAMREDFALSAPRILVAGLNPHAGEGGHLGHEEQDIIAPVIAALQGEGLRISGPWPADTLFTPRLLEDADAVLAMYHDQGLPVLKYHAFGEAVNITLGLPIVRTSVDHGTALDVAGTGRAEGGSLLRALDTAAEIVRNRCLAGC, from the coding sequence ATGATCACAGAGCCACGTTTGTTGCTGACGGTGGGGGAACCCGCAGGTATCGGCCCGGATATATGCCTGCAGCTGGCCAGGCACGCCCTGCCCTCAGGGGTCCTGCTCATTGGCGACCTGCACTGTCTGCGCAGTCGCGCCCTGACTCTGGGTTTATCGCTGCGACTGGAGCCCTGGCAGGAGGGCAATCCCTGGCCGGCGCCCGGAAATGGTGTGTTGCACGTGCTGGACATGGCGCTGGCCAGGCCTTGTCGTCCAGGCCATCTGGATGTGGCTAATGCACCGGCGATATTGTCTACTCTGGATAAAGCGATGCACCTATTACGTGCAGGTGTTGCGGATGCGCTGGTGACGGCACCGGTGCACAAGGGCATCATCAACGACGCGGGGATTCCCTTCACCGGGCATACAGAATATCTTGCGGAGGCCTGTGGCAGTCCAGAGGTGGTCATGCTGCTGGCCGGTCGCGGCCTGCGGGTGGCGCTGGCGACGACTCATCTGCCTTTAGCCCAGGTAGCGGCAGCCATTACCCCGGAAGGCTTGGAGGGTACGCTGCGTATCCTGCACCGGGCCATGCGTGAAGACTTCGCCCTTTCGGCACCCCGTATTCTGGTTGCCGGACTGAACCCCCATGCCGGGGAGGGGGGGCACTTGGGGCATGAGGAGCAGGATATCATCGCGCCAGTGATAGCCGCCTTGCAGGGAGAGGGGCTGCGGATCAGCGGCCCATGGCCGGCCGACACCCTGTTTACTCCGCGCCTGCTGGAAGATGCTGATGCGGTGCTGGCCATGTATCACGACCAGGGACTGCCGGTGCTGAAGTACCATGCCTTTGGCGAGGCAGTAAATATTACTTTGGGCTTGCCCATCGTGCGCACCAGTGTGGACCATGGCACGGCGCTGGACGTGGCGGGCACCGGCCGGGCAGAAGGGGGCAGTCTGCTTCGGGCATTGGATACGGCTGCGGAAATTGTTCGTAACCGGTGCCTTGCAGGCTGCTGA
- a CDS encoding HNH endonuclease — translation MHLVLRLDVGGRPMAWETWEEAAAHYVRGNVAWTLGSPFFTAHGGICRRSGTLSQLDIHPVIAVRGRHQGKIRPPALSNQTLFHRDHHLCMYCGKHFPIRELTRDHIIPISRRGRDIWTNVVTACRSCNSRKDNRTPDEARMPLLAVPFTPTWAEYLLLSNRRILADQMEFLIAQVPEGRNRIF, via the coding sequence ATGCACCTCGTGCTGCGCCTTGACGTCGGTGGTCGTCCCATGGCCTGGGAAACCTGGGAAGAAGCCGCGGCCCATTATGTCCGAGGTAATGTTGCCTGGACACTGGGGAGTCCTTTCTTTACCGCACATGGCGGCATCTGCCGCCGCAGTGGTACCCTCTCGCAACTTGATATTCATCCGGTCATCGCCGTCCGCGGTCGCCATCAGGGTAAAATTCGACCCCCGGCCCTGTCCAATCAGACCTTGTTTCATCGCGATCATCATCTCTGCATGTACTGTGGTAAACATTTTCCTATCCGCGAACTCACCCGTGACCATATCATTCCTATCTCCCGCAGGGGCAGGGATATCTGGACCAACGTGGTGACCGCCTGCCGCAGTTGCAACAGCCGCAAGGACAACCGCACCCCCGACGAGGCGCGCATGCCGTTGCTCGCGGTGCCCTTCACCCCGACCTGGGCCGAGTATCTGCTGCTCAGCAATCGGCGCATTCTCGCCGATCAGATGGAGTTTTTAATTGCCCAGGTGCCGGAAGGGCGCAACCGCATTTTTTGA